DNA from Ananas comosus cultivar F153 linkage group 12, ASM154086v1, whole genome shotgun sequence:
ACTAAAGCATGATATGATTTCAAAGTTGTTCAAACGTATAAATGGATAAGATTTGGAACAAGAAAAAGTGAACACTcaaatataggaaaaaaaacACGATATGGCTTTCATTTCACTCATTTACAATATCCACGGGATTCAGGTAAATCCTTGTTCATGTGCAAGAATAGTAGCAGCATGAAACAAAAACTATTCAATTTTGTAAGTATTTGGCTACTGTCTGCAAATTTTCTACAACTTGACATGAAATTGTTCATACTTGTCAAGTTCCTAATGTCTCTTCATGCATTTACTTTACCTGGATatagaatttaattaaaaacaaaactaCTTTTCCAGATTATGGTAAACTAGGGAAGAAAAGCCAGCTCTATTACATAGAATCTGTTCAATCTAACATATTCACATTCCAATATAACTGACAAATGTACTATGGTTTGAAAGAAGTTTCATTAAGGTTCCACAATCATATAAATACCACATATTAGCAAAGCATACAAAAAGAAAGCTAATCAAATACATACAACTATAAGGATCTAAAAGAGTAATTCCTTCTCAAGTAGCTCTACAACTTATGAAACTCAGAATATGCATGATCACAAAAGGAAATAAGAAACTATGGTATTAGTGACAGCCGTAAGTACAGAACAGCAACAAAAATATGTGCTGCAGTACAGGCTAGCAATTAAAAATGCAGGTACATCtaatacataataaaaattagCGGATGTAACAGACTAATTCACGCAATTTGcgggagaaaaaagaaatgattgACATTGAGCTTACACAAAAAATCATCTTGTCCACAGTCTACAATCAGAGACTAACCGACAACTTAGTCAATATTACATACAAAGCTACAAAATAAGGAGATGAGAACAGCTAAGGACGAAGGGCCAGGATAAGGTCATCCGCTAACGTTGTACCTATAGTTACAACCTAACCTCATTCTATATATTTTGGTACTCCAATAGATACGTAGAGTTCATCattaaaagcataaaaaaaatgtgttacaaaaaaaaaagtaccaacAAACTTCATTTTTGAGAACAGAATTTCTCtgacaagaaaaggaaaatcatTAAAGAGATTAAAggaaattttttgaattatgatACAGTACTCTTCAAATGGCAACTCACAGATGTCAGATAAAGTCACTTCATTTTGTTAGGGCAGTTGATTGAGTCCACCATCATTGATCAAACAGATCTTCAGGAAGCACCAATTGATACACCCATTTTGCAACAATAAGCGTGCGCAAAAATTAAATCAGTTAAAAAATTGCTTCATCACAAAGCCACACTGATGCAGAAAAGGATTGAGGCATTCCTTTTCTGTAATTCCGATGACTTCACATGCCGAAATGCAGCTGATTTTGCTTCCTGTTAGAGACGAGCCTGCCTTACTGGACATTGTCAGAGTATTAAGAAGAAATGTAAGTGAAGTTCCTCAGATTCACCATACAACTGCCATCTTGATGAGGATAATATATTAGGATAGTATCTTGCTGCTCATCTTTTTGCGTCTCCCATACTGCATCCTCACAAAGAATCTCGCAATATGACTTTTTCCTCACTAGAAAGAAAATACTGTTATCTCTGAAGGTGTGGCACCCTTTTTGTCAATGAAAACACAAGTCGCATTATCAATAGATTGAAGTATCAAATCTTGGCTCATAAAAGCAGATTTGGCTATTGCACAGTTGGATAGCGCACCCAGTAATCCACGACCACAATTTCTTATCCACGTCATAAAGAAGCCCTCTCCCTTGGTTCCAAGAAGTAAAGCAAATTAAATTATCCTGCCCAAAGCACTCGAATCGTTCTGCAGATAATCTCAACAGTGCCCTAAAATACTTTGGCGGCATCCTGCAGATCTCCACCCACACTGTCTTAGCATGATCCAACTCCCAAATCCGCATGCTCTGAAGAGTGCTGTAAAGCCCAATCCGCCCCACCAGAAATAACCGTCTCTGTGCACCTGCCACTAAATAACCGTCCAATAAAGAACGCGGGAATTTCGCAGGTATGTGCTCCCACTGCGCGATATCGACCCGGTACATCATTAAGCCAAGTGGCGAAAGAGTTTCTAAATATAGCCTAGAGTCGCAAAACGCCATCTTTGATGAACAAAGGTTAACTGCCGGCATGACCTGATGAAGAGACCACTTATTAAGTTTTGAATCATAAACTTCTGTCGGTAGTGTTTTATCTCCATATATATCGCTCGCTGCAATAACCTTAAATGAATGGTCCGTTCGATCGGTGACCAATATCAGCTGCCTTTGTTGATTATAATGCATTTTTGGCAAAGTCCTCCAACTTTGAGTTAGTGGATTACATACAAGAGTTTTAAAGCTAAACCCATCGAACCCAGAAAAGCAAACAAGCCCGCGAGAAGAGCCGACCAACCAGAATGCCCACTCGGGCAAAAAACCAAATGGGATTTTATACCAGGTCTTCAGCGGCAAGCTGAGTACCGAACATTGATGGGTTAATGAGTTCAGTACCGAACATTGATGGGTTAATGAGTTCTTCCAAAACGTAAGAAGACAAGGCCCATGAGAAGGGACTTTAGAATGTGCAGCGAGGAAGCTACTATCGTTAAGGATCGAATTCCATCTCCTACAAACCGATCTCAACCTAAAGATGAAGAATGGAGGCACGCGGGCGAGAACCTCGACCAACAAATCCTCGGGCAGTAGAGCCCAAATGTTGTCTTCCATTTGGACATCGGCATGAATAGCTTTCGCGAATGTGGTGACCGTTTCTTCGTCGAATCCGCGCGGCTTGGTCTTAACCACTTTTTGCCGAGAGGGACTAGTCGTCCGGCTCGCCGTTCTTGTAGGCGGGACAACATGCTTCGGAGAGTAATCTTCTACTAATACACCGTTTTCCGCCGATTGAACAGAAATTTCAGCTTCTGTTTCCATGGTTTTAGAAGATTACACAGTATCTGAAACCCTAGAACAGCAAATTACATCACTAAAATGGGAATTTAAAGCAGCAGTAGGATCCTAAAACTAAAAACAATATAATGTCCAAATATTCAGATtgtaatatgaaattttaactaaataaaactCTTTTTACCTCTGTACATTGCCATTTGCAAAACTTGcccaaaaaattacaattttgatcAAACCTCTCCACTAAAGATCTACACTAGGCTACAAATCAAAGCCCAAAGCAGATAAAATTAGGACAAAAAGATCcccaacccaaaccctagagtacTCCATATCCAAACCCACCTGcgaattcaaatcaaaattggGGCTTCACCGAACCACCGACGGCGAATTCGAGCTCAAATTTGACTCCTCAAATCGGAAATTCGGGCCATTTTGGATCGATTGAGCGGGAGATCTCATCGAAAGGGTGAAAAAGATCGAAActttagggttttggaggggGAAAAAGAGTGGGAGAAATGAGGGGGGAGGGGAATAATAATACCTTTTTCGCGGAGGCTCGTGAAGATGCTCTGCTCCGTTGTAATGTACGAAAATGAAACCCTGGTCTCAATATAACGCCGTTTATCCGAAACGCCGTTAATTGGGACGGCGGAGTGTGCTATGACCGTTACGGACCCGTTTTGATAAGGACAATCAGGAAgggttattatttatttctgcTTGGACCTGGTGCACCACGTCACCCGTAGACCagtaaacaatttttttttgtttaaaaggaCAATATCTAGTATGTCCTTTAAAATTGCAAGAAAATCTTATTTATCTTTAAAGGACTAAAATATTTCtgtagatttaaaatttttttaaaatatctgtattttttataagatttattTGTATGATTGGATTGTAGAAGGATATTTGACAATCTCaagataaatttgaaaattttaaaaagtagtAAGGGGTAAATAAGGGAAAACTACTTTCTTTTAATAACTTGCAAATCCTAACCATCTAAAtactttttttgggggggtatGTAAACTTACAggaactatagactattttgatttgaatactgaatctttcaaaattttgatttttttctcaatctttttaatttgtttgatttaagtaatATGATGGCTttttggatataaaatttagactaattgcttattttaataaatttattgttacgtaaattatataaaatatactaataaaattcataaaaataaacaacgcattcaaaatttgaagttaaaattttaaaaatttgggtgaaaattataaaattttaaagtttcgaCGAGTATTTGGAAATGCAAAAGTTCATACGATTTTGGTGCGATTTatcattataaatatagttttcaaTTTATgaaaaagatagaaaattaaaatcggATAGACGAAGATgcattgattatttttacttgtAATAGGGAGAGATTTGGAATTCGAATAATAGTTTGTCTTTTCTATAGAAGATTTTAGTGTGACATATACTTCTATGAACACACGACTAAAAAATGTAGGCAAGGTTTTGCCAATTATAATCTACAAACATAAGAGGAAGAAGATCAAAAAGGACCACAACAACCTTCGTGGACAAATCCCCTCCATTGGACCTTGAGTTCGTAAAACGAGGATTGCTATTGTTGATAAGCTTTAATTCTTTCACTCGATCAACCAGAATTCTAGATAAAGTATCACCTGTTGATCCAATATGCGTATGTGAAATTAATTCTTCTAGGTGACCTGTATACATTGAATGAAGCTCTCTGAGAGAATCTCTCCGTGTCAGAAGTCAAAAGTCAGCGCCATATCTTCTCATCATCAGAAATGGAGATGAAGTATGTATTAGAAAATATATCCATATATCTGCTATGATTTTTGCGTGCAACATTATCAACCGAAGATCGTCTATCTGGTAGGTTCATGAAGAGCTTCTTGACATTTTGACTAGTAGAATTTGACAGGCAAAGAGCGACAGCAAGAACAGCTGGAGATGGAACAGCAGTACCAATTGAGGGCATCAGCTCTTCAATTGTGCACAGCACGTGCACCTGTTCTTCTCTATAACCACAAGTAGACTTAAGTAACCGATACATTAGAAAAAGCAAAATTACTAGTTTTAGATCATGTTTTGAATAATTATAGCATCACTTCAATACGTAACAAGTGAAAAGAAAGTACACGAAGTGTATACAAAGTATAAACCTGAAGCATAACGGAGCAACAGTAGGAGTAATATACATACGTGGAAAGAGAAATGTTTCTGTTTTTCGTTAGTTGTGTTCCTTTTCCACCTGGGACAAATGACGTCCATTATGTCTAGGAAAACTTTGAATTTTGCCTTCAGATACTACAAGAATAAAGTAACTCAGTGAAGCAGAAATTAAGGAAAATTTTGTTCGGTAATTTGGTGGCTAAAAATACCATTTGTATATATAAACAAGTCAAAGAAGTTCAAAACACATAATCTCTCTTTTTCCAATGCTTTAAAATGGCAACTGCAACCTCCACTAAAGAAACATGTGATTATATGCTTCCAAGGTGGTAGCAACTGTAATTTTACTACTTGTCATGGGAGTATAATGTGCATAAACAAAAATGCCAATGTCCCTTCACCTATGGGTCTCTTCCATCAGaatgaggaaaaaaataaatgcaaattATGTCATTTTGTACTCATTCTGTGATGCAAAATATCTTATACAGAAATCAGAAACAACTTCTGAATCACAAAGGAATTTTGTTACAAGTATGTGCAACAATAATCTCCCCACTATAACATGCAAAATTCAATAATAGTAAATTTGTTGGTTTATATCCTGAATGGTTTATCTCAAACATAATATACCCACTATAACATGAAAaactctaaaaaataatatttgtcgCGTTGTATCCAGAATGGTTTGTCTCATCACCAAACTCCCTGGaggtacccaaaaaaaaaaaaaagataaaagataaaagataaaagaacaaaaaacgaaaaaacacCGTTAGATCTTTGTAGTTCTGTAGAATAGCACCAGAGTTGGTTGTGCGATCCCTCCTCTGCCCAACGGCTTGAATCACCCAGGATGCCACCACGACTTATGCCCTCTAGCCTGTTTTATGGGAGTAATATTTATGAAAAACTAGCACAAATGCTGAGAGCAGAATTGTCTGTCGAACATCTTAGTCAATATGTAAGAGGCTGCAGCTCACAAATAAATCAGATCCGGCTGCTGAATATAGAATTTGCTGAACTGCACATTCGGAATGGCAGTGTGGATTGTTACTTCGGTTTGCTATTCAATCGATAAGTGGTAAAATATCCATACAGAGATGAACCAGTTTCTGCTGGTACTGCCCATAATACTCGTCGACAGCATTCAGGTCCTCATCATCCAGATTATTCCTGCCTGGTAACTGAATCTTTTGCCCATGGATCAAAGATCCTAAACCTTCATCTGCTGGTTGAGGTGGCAGTGCAATCTGTGAATTTATCTCGTGGCAGGCAAGCAAGAACATGGCTGCTGTATCCGGCTGCTGAGCATTGCGAAGTGCTGCTAATGCCTCAGGCAGTGCTCCCGCAGCAGCATAAAGTATCAGAGCTCTGTTAAGGTACAAAAGTAGAATTTAACAAGAACCTAAAATTATATGAATGCCTCAGGAATTACTAATGCATATAAAAATACATGTTACCTCCAAATATTGTGTTCGTTCCGTAGAACATAATCAGCCCATCTTTGCAATACCCTGGAGGAGTAGAGCAATTAAATCAGAACAAAATTTAGTACTACCTTATGTTGGAGAAAAAGCAGCTCACaacaaatgaaattaaattttcttcGACGAGAAATTCCAGCTATGTTGGAGCATTTTTGCCTGTGAAGCGCGAGATGACAATTCAATAAAGCAGAATTTCCAGTTGCAACAGGCTTTAATATTTCAACTACAAGGGAAAGACTGAACTGGGAAGAAACCATATGAACTCTCAGAAAGTGTCTTTTGCAAACCTCATTTCCAAATCGGCCAGCAGTTTTAGCAATATATTACAGCCAATTTATAGCGATGTTGTCTAATTTTTCTTGCAGCTCAACGGCTATAAAACTTGAACAATTTTCTCAATTGCCACTTCTTAATTAACAGAAGTTCAAGGTAAAGTACTCCTTCCAATATTCATTGTCTATCATCAACAGACCTCTTCATCTTAATGCTTTCATTTACTTTAAGTCACATCGTACATCCTCGCTCTTAGACAATTTATTTTGAAACCTTAGAAGTTAGAACTGAGGGGGGTTTTTTTTTCGTCttcaacagattttttttttttcgtcttcAACAAAATGGAATATACAGTAGGACCTCAACCGAATATCTTTCATCAAAACAAGGGATTCTCATGCTTCACCCATCATTACCCTTAAAATACTCGTGGTTCTATTGTTCACATCCCTGATCACAGAATGTAACACATTCCAGATATTGAACAGGTGAATTTTAAGTGGGTGTGTATTGTTTCTACGAGGTAGTAAACCATTCCATAATGCAACGAAAATGTTTGGCAGGGTTAGTTTTAGGTAACTTATAAATTTATGTCTTACAAGTCATAACTAACAAAAGAATAGAAGAATCAACATCAGGTAAGTTAAACCAATTTATGTATCTTGTGTTGTGCTTACATGAATTAATACACAAATGAACCTAGTTCTGTCTATGACATTGCCTACTAATATCGCCATATCGATTAGTGATTTAAGCACAGAACTCATGAAAGCATACTAGGTTCCACTTACAGCTAGCAAATAGGTTGGCAATAAACTTTTAAGCGCcatgtaatatatataaatcgTACTCACAGAAAGCTCTATACAGAATATTCAAGTTAAAGCAACATCAATCCATGAAAACTACATAAAATTACAGCAAATGAATTAGATTTGTTCTCCACAAAGATTATATGAGCTTGATGCACCTGGCATAGTCAGATCCATGTAAATGAGTTGCAGCCAACGTTACAGCATCTGTCCAGTACCCAGCATCTTGTAGCTGAACAAAAAACCAATTATTTATGATCTTCATGTAATAACATACTCTATAATAAGTGACATTGCATGTATAATAGTACCTATTGATTGTTAAGTACATTTTAAGCAGCAACCATTAGCAATTAGTAACTACCAACTacattaaaaatcaaatatgacCAAAACAAATCATCTCGATATGATGACAGTCATTTGGATGGAACAAGAATTAATATcggaaagaataaaaatttatatcaaatatGGGATGTTTGGCTGCCTGTAATTTgatctatattttatcaaattttggaatttttctttctttttttatggtTGACTTTGGAGGTCAAAATATACAAAGTGCAAGTTTTCTTAATGCGTCGTACATTTAATTATCCAGAATGGGCCTCACTGCAGAGTATAAGAAATTTAAGCCTTTCTAATTGGTGTTTATACGCTCAAAAAATCCCAAGCGAAACAACAAGAATCAAGTTTTCCTAAAGCATCAAAGATTCACCATACCTAAGAAACTGAATCTGACTTTCAATGGAATGATTCGTGATTTATATTAAGCAAAGTGAACAacttgttattttttaatatagaaattatgaaataaaatactGCCCGTGGAACTAAATTGCTGGAAGTCATGAAGGCAAATTTTAATATCTCAGACATCTAACTAGCTATCCAGTCATGATGATAATTGCATAGCTGTATCTACTGTTATGAAATCTAACCTGAGAACATGCTTCTTGATACCTTCCCACAGCACAAAGCAGATGCGTCCCCGAGAGACTCTTATCCGTTCTGACCATATTGGCAGCAACAACCTAGACGATATTGCAATTAAACAAGctaatttatttctattatgAAAAGGCTTATTTTCACTACGAACATTGCCTAAGAAGATAAAATTTCTTGCAAAATTTGTAATGACCTGTGGAGCAGCTATCAAGTTAGCATGGCAGAAATTATTGTCCCTCGATAATTTCAATTAAGAGaactaaaaaaatagaaataacaTCACACCGCCACTAACCTTCACTGCAAGTTCATGTAAAGATTGTGACACGGCAGAGGACAGTACTACCGCTCGTAAAGCATTGGGATAAAAATGAGATCCTTCTGGAGGCGTCGAGAGCAGCAAGGACACTGCAGCCTCTAAGTCTCCTACAGAGACCAGCCTAAAATAAGCAGATTGTGGAAATTAGAAACCACATATAGTGAAATCTAAAACATAGTTCTATAAGCGTTGGAGTCACAGGCTTTTCCACAGACATGATAACTGAGGTAAgacagaagaaaaaagaagcagcACAAAGTAGATGCACGTATCTGTTGGCATTATCTCCGGACCAATCAACTATAGATATCAAAGAGGCCTACCATGATGAACAACATCATCCAAGCTGAAGAAATTGACCACTTTAGGACTCGATAATGCCAAGACATTTTTATCATGTATTT
Protein-coding regions in this window:
- the LOC109718826 gene encoding F-box/kelch-repeat protein At5g15710, whose product is METEAEISVQSAENGVLVEDYSPKHVVPPTRTASRTTSPSRQKVVKTKPRGFDEETVTTFAKAIHADVQMEDNIWALLPEDLLVEVLARVPPFFIFRLRSVCRRWNSILNDSSFLAAHSKVPSHGPCLLTFWKNSLTHQCSVLNSLTHQCSVLSLPLKTWYKIPFGFLPEWAFWLVGSSRGLVCFSGFDGFSFKTLVCNPLTQSWRTLPKMHYNQQRQLILVTDRTDHSFKVIAASDIYGDKTLPTEVYDSKLNKWSLHQVMPAVNLCSSKMAFCDSRLYLETLSPLGLMMYRVDIAQWEHIPAKFPRSLLDGYLVAGAQRRLFLVGRIGLYSTLQSMRIWELDHAKTVWVEICRMPPKYFRALLRLSAERFECFGQDNLICFTSWNQGRGLLYDVDKKLWSWITGCAIQLCNSQICFYEPRFDTSIY